The Bacillus sp. B-jedd sequence GGTATCTTAAAGGCCATCGGTGTGAAAACTAGCGCCCTTTTCAGGATGATGTGGTCGCAAATGTTCTTGATTACTACAGTCGCCCTTATATTATCGATTGCGCTAAGCCAAGGCTTTAATATGATTGCACCTGAAGAAATGCCTTTTAGCCTCACCCTTGAAACAACAGTCCAATTATCAATTATTTTCTTCGTCATTGGTTTCATCGGGGCGACACTTTCAGGCCTGCAAATCAAAAAAGTTGAACCTCTGCAAGCCATCCAACAAGGAGAGATGTAAGATGACAACCTTCACAATCAATGAAGTGAAAAAATCGTTTGTAAACGGTGAGATAGAGGAGGAAGTATTAAAAGGGATTAATCTTTCTCTCAAACAAGGTGAAATCACTGCCTTAGTCGGTGCTTCCGGTTCAGGCAAAAGCACGATCCTGACCATTGCGGCGGGGCTTCAAAGGGCATCTGACGGGCAAGTATTACTTGATGGGGAAAACATGACAGAAATGAACCAAGAGGAAATCCGAAAAATACGAGCAAGCCAGTTTGGATTTGTCTTCCAATCCTCTCACCTCGTTCCTTTTCTCACTGTAGAGGAACAGTTATTGCTGATGCTGGACGTCGCAGAAACAAAAATGGATAAACGCAAACAAAAAGAGGAAGTGAAAAA is a genomic window containing:
- a CDS encoding ABC transporter ATP-binding protein, encoding MTTFTINEVKKSFVNGEIEEEVLKGINLSLKQGEITALVGASGSGKSTILTIAAGLQRASDGQVLLDGENMTEMNQEEIRKIRASQFGFVFQSSHLVPFLTVEEQLLLMLDVAETKMDKRKQKEEVKKILQLVEMDHRKDAYPASLSGGEKQRVAIARAIIHKPKMLFADEPTASLDSKRSRDVMKLIRDLTKTLDITTLMVTHDEDMLSYADHIITMKDGLIV